The Glycine soja cultivar W05 chromosome 3, ASM419377v2, whole genome shotgun sequence genome window below encodes:
- the LOC114406575 gene encoding histone-lysine N-methyltransferase, H3 lysine-9 specific SUVH1-like, whose protein sequence is MEHHFGQGTAEPASESFDKARVLNVKPLRTLVPVFPSPSNPASSSTPQGGAPFVCVSPSGPFPSGVAPFYPFFISPESQRLSEQNAQTPTSQRVAAGPISTAVPINSFRTPTGAANGDVGSSRKNARSRGQITDEDGHSNVEIEEIDADKGTGTGRLKRKSNKKTKARHIGGSVSVDVDPDAVAADILKSLNPMVFDVLNQPEGSRDSVAYTLMTYEVMRRKLGQIEDSNKAANSGAKRPDLKAGALMMSKGIRTNSKKRIGGVPGVEIGDIFFFRFELCLVGLHAPSMAGIDYIGTKTSQEEEPLAVSIVSSGGYEDNVDDGDVLIYSGQGGVNRDKGASDQKLERGNLALEKSAHRGNEVRVIRGLRDPQHPTGKIYVYDGLYKIQNSWVEKAKSGFNVFKYKLVRLPEQPQAYMIWKSIQQWTEKSASRAGVILPDLTSGAENVPVCLVNDVDNEKGPAYFTYIPTLKNLRPTAPVESSTGCPCVGGCQSKNFNCPCIQKNGGYLPYSSALLLADLKSVIYECGPSCQCPSNCRNRVSQSGLKFRLEVFRTKNKGWGLRSWDSIRAGTFICEYAGEVIDSARVEELGGDNEDDYIFDSTRIYQQLEVFPGDTEAPKIPSPLYISAKNEGNVSRFMNHSCSPNVLWRPVIRENKNESDLHIAFYAIRHIPPMMELTYDYGTVLPLKVGQRKKKCLCGSVKCKGYFC, encoded by the coding sequence ATGGAACACCATTTTGGTCAAGGCACTGCAGAACCTGCATCTGAATCCTTTGATAAGGCTAGGGTTTTAAATGTGAAGCCATTAAGAACTCTTGTTCCTGTGTTCCCTTCACCATCTAATCCTGCTTCATCTTCAACTCCACAAGGTGGTGCCCCTTTTGTGTGTGTTTCTCCTTCTGGCCCTTTCCCTTCAGGGGTTGCACCCTTCTATCCTTTCTTCATCTCCCCAGAATCCCAGAGGCTCTCTGAACAGAATGCGCAAACCCCGACCAGTCAACGCGTGGCTGCGGGTCCAATATCTACTGCAGTTCCAATTAATTCATTTAGGACACCAACTGGGGCTGCTAATGGAGATGTGGGCTCGTCACGAAAGAATGCCAGAAGTCGTGGACAGATCACAGACGAAGATGGCCACAGTAATGTTGAGATAGAAGAAATTGATGCAGACAAAGGAACTGGGACTGGGAGGTTAAAGCGCAAGTCGAATAAGAAGACAAAGGCACGACATATTGGTGGTTCTGTTTCTGTTGATGTTGATCCGGATGCAGTTGCCGCTGATATTCTCAAATCACTCAACCCAATGGTTTTTGATGTACTTAATCAACCAGAAGGTAGCAGGGACTCAGTTGCGTATACACTCATGACATATGAAGTGATGCGAAGAAAGCTTGGACAAATTGAAGATTCAAATAAGGCAGCTAACTCTGGAGCAAAACGGCCTGATTTGAAGGCAGGTGCACTTATGATGAGTAAAGGGATTCGGACCAACAGCAAGAAACGTATTGGAGGTGTGCCTGGTGTTGAGATTGgggatattttctttttcagattTGAATTGTGCTTAGTGGGCTTACATGCTCCTTCTATGGCTGGAATTGACTACATTGGTACCAAAACCAGTCAAGAAGAAGAGCCCTTAGCTGTAAGTATCGTCTCATCTGGAGGGTATGAAGATAATGTGGATGATGGGGATGTGCTGATTTACAGTGGCCAAGGTGGGGTGAACCGTGACAAGGGAGCAAGTGATCAAAAGCTTGAAAGGGGTAATCTTGCGTTGGAGAAGAGTGCGCATAGAGGTAATGAAGTGAGAGTAATTAGGGGTTTGAGGGATCCACAACATCCAACTGGGAAGATTTACGTCTATGATGGCCTTTACAAGATTCAAAATTCCTGGGTGGAGAAAGCAAAATCTGGTTTCAATGTATTCAAGTATAAATTAGTCAGGTTGCCTGAACAGCCTCAAGCATATATGATTTGGAAATCCATTCAACAATGGACTGAGAAATCTGCTTCAAGAGCTGGGGTTATATTGCCTGATCTTACTTCTGGGGCTGAAAATGTACCTGTTTGTCTTGTGAATGATGTTGATAACGAGAAGGGCCCTGCATATTTCACTTACATCCCAACTCTCAAGAATTTGAGGCCAACTGCTCCTGTGGAATCTTCTACTGGATGCCCTTGTGTTGGTGGATGTCAATCTAAAAATTTTAACTGCCCTTGCATTCAAAAGAATGGAGGCTATCTTCCATATTCTTCAGCTTTGCTACTTGCGGACCTAAAATCTGTGATATATGAGTGTGGCCCTTCTTGTCAATGTCCTTCTAATTGCCGAAATCGGGTTTCTCAAAGTGGCTTGAAATTTCGTTTGGAGGTTTTCAGAACCAAGAATAAAGGTTGGGGTCTTAGATCATGGGATTCTATTCGTGCAGGAACTTTCATATGTGAGTATGCAGGGGAAGTCATAGATAGTGCTAGAGTGGAGGAGCTTGGTGGTGACAATGAAGATGATTACATTTTTGATTCTACTCGCATTTATCAGCAACTGGAAGTTTTTCCTGGTGATACTGAAGCTCCGAAAATCCCATCCCCCCTTTATATATCagcaaaaaatgaaggaaatgtTTCTCGGTTTATGAACCACAGCTGCTCTCCAAATGTATTATGGCGTCCAGTCATACGTGAAAATAAGAACGAGTCAGATCTCCACATTGCTTTCTATGCAATTAGACATATCCCTCCTATGATGGAGTTGACTTATGATTATGGGACTGTTCTTCCTCTCAAAGTAGGTCAGAGGAAAAAGAAATGCTTATGTGGATCTGTGAAATGCAAAGGTTacttttgttaa
- the LOC114405503 gene encoding probable protein S-acyltransferase 1 — MFTNNSYLQNNNNLASPYPSRAVSVESSNVKKRLYQAWKGNNKFLCGGRLVFGQDASSLFLTSFLIGGPATTFCIRMLASLKEEDPHFSNPVLIGGVILTVLDFIFLFMTSGRDPGIIPRNAHPPELDEPLDINTPSMEWVNNRAPNLKLPRVKDVLVNGHTVKVKFCDTCLLYRPPRASHCSICNNCVQKFDHHCPWVGQCIGSRNYPFFILFISSSTLLCIYVFAFSWVNILRQEGRLWVNMSHDIISVTLIVYCFIAIWFVGGLTVFHLYLISTNQTTYENFRYRYDKKENPFTKGIWTNFKELSCAKIPSKLVNFREWVTIEDDIQDESYTSDLEKGFISSKHKFDMEMGTIYGKDGMRVPSILKELDYNGIDDDMKKAGEKEGAYDIFVPADPLKSKTGGANAHEEKQ, encoded by the exons ATGTTCACCAACAACTCATACCTCCAAAATAACAACAACTTGGCCTCTCCCTACCCTTCTAGGGCCGTCTCAGTGGAATCTTCCAATGTCAAAAAAAGGCTTTACCAAGCTTGGAAAGGAAACAAT AAATTTCTATGTGGTGGAAGATTAGTTTTTGGTCAGGATGCATCATCCCTTTTTCTAACGTCATTCCTGATTGGAGGTCCTGCAACAACATTTTGCATAAGAATGCTAGCATCACTAAAGGAAGAAGACCCTCACTTTAGCAACCCTGTACTAATTGGAGGAGTGATTCTCACAGTTTTG gattttatttttctcttcatgaCATCTGGTAGAGATCCAGGAATTATCCCCAGAAATGCTCACCCACCTGAATTAGATGAACCATTAGACATAAACACACCATCCATGGAATGGGTAAATAATAGGGCCCCTAATCTTAAGCTGCCCAGAGTGAAAGATGTTCTAGTCAATGGCCACACAGTGAAGGTGAAATTTTGTGATACTTGCTTGTTGTATCGTCCACCACGTGCTTCCCATTGTTCCATCTGTAATAATTGTGTTCAGAAGTTTGATCATCATTGTCCTTGGGTCGGTCAGTGTATTGGATCA CGTAACTACCCATTCTTCATATTATTCATATCATCATCAACCTTGTTGTGTATATACGTGTTCGCATTTTCTTGGGTTAACATTCTTCGACAAGAAGGTAGATTATGGGTCAACATGTCACACGATATCATATCAGTTACTCTCATTGTATATTGCTTCATAGCTATTTGGTTTGTGGGAGGGCTAACagtttttcatctttatttgatttcgACTAACCAg acAACTTATGAGAATTTTCGGTACCGCTACGATAAGAAGGAAAATCCATTCACAAAAGGAATATGGACAAACTTCAAAGAACTTTCTTGTGCTAAGATCCCAAGTAAATTAGTCAATTTTAGAGAATGGGTTACAATAGAGGATGATATTCAAGATGAATCCTATACTTCAGATCttgaaaaaggttttatatCCTCAAAACATAAATTTGATATGGAAATGGGAACAATTTATGGTAAGGATGGTATGCGAGTTCCTTCCATTTTGAAGGAATTGGATTACAATGGCATTGATGATGATATGAAGAAGGCAGGAGAAAAAGAAGGTGCATATGATATTTTTGTTCCTGCTGATCCATTGAAATCCAAAACTGGAGGAGCCAATGCTCATGAAGAGAAGCAGTAA